TGCCGGCGACGACCTCGCCGGCGAAAGGCGACTTCACCGGCCCGACCCACTTGCCGCTCTCGACGGTCGCCAGGCTCTTGCCCTGCTTGACCTTCTTGCCGGCTTTCTTGGGCCGGCAGTGGATGATCGCGCCGGCCAGCGACTGGGCGATGTCGGTCATGCCCACGTCGCAGGTGCCGTCGCCGTTGTTGCGCACCCAGACGTTGTACTCCACGTGGTAGAGCAGATCGTCGGGCAAGAGGCAGTTCTTGATCTCGGCCATGCTTTCCCCTCTTTTCTCTTCCGTAGGTTCCGCTGGAGCCCGGCATCGGGCCGATCAGTAACAGAGGACCATATCGGCCTCGAGGCCCTTCT
This portion of the bacterium genome encodes:
- a CDS encoding glycine cleavage system protein H, translated to MAEIKNCLLPDDLLYHVEYNVWVRNNGDGTCDVGMTDIAQSLAGAIIHCRPKKAGKKVKQGKSLATVESGKWVGPVKSPFAGEVVAGNDAAVADATILNRSPYKDGWIVRIAPEGGDAALSGLLTGEAAAEGFAAYMAEKELAECVHCEGFDG